The following proteins are co-located in the Fretibacterium sp. OH1220_COT-178 genome:
- a CDS encoding ABC transporter substrate-binding protein, which produces MRLSRIVSWAWCFVLFGAAGFAAEPIKVGYIATLTGEGATWGQHERDGASLAVSKINADGGVLGRPIELICYDIKGKPEEAVIAVRRLMYEDGVVAVGGSNYSGIQLAVAPVADKARIPIVSSTASNLAVTVDPDTGKVRPYMFRISYTDPYQGMVIADYLIKKCGAKKLAIIGDIGDAYSEGLTEYVQKRADELGVENRFWAYRGGDVDFRAQLTAAKEWGADAVALTMLYKEMALVIKQAAELDWTPHFMGGNGYSPNMFEIAGKAMEGTYWVYPVSADDPILDPFKAEFKKVYGRDATEVMNAVFGYDIVLMIAHAVAAAGLAEGEAVKDAIENTKDLQVTHFKWTVDKETHNPMNKPASIFQARDGKLVFLEKWEPMAN; this is translated from the coding sequence GTGAGACTGTCGAGAATCGTGTCGTGGGCGTGGTGCTTTGTGTTGTTCGGGGCTGCGGGGTTTGCAGCCGAGCCCATCAAGGTCGGCTATATCGCCACTCTGACGGGGGAGGGGGCGACTTGGGGGCAGCACGAAAGGGACGGGGCCAGCCTGGCGGTCTCGAAGATCAACGCCGATGGGGGCGTGCTGGGGCGTCCCATCGAGCTGATTTGCTACGACATCAAAGGCAAGCCGGAGGAGGCGGTCATCGCCGTACGGAGGCTCATGTACGAGGACGGCGTCGTGGCGGTCGGAGGCAGCAACTATAGCGGCATCCAACTTGCCGTCGCGCCGGTTGCGGATAAGGCCCGGATTCCTATCGTCTCCAGCACCGCGTCGAACCTTGCCGTCACCGTCGATCCCGATACGGGTAAGGTCAGGCCCTACATGTTCCGCATCAGCTACACGGACCCGTATCAGGGGATGGTCATAGCGGACTATCTGATTAAGAAATGCGGGGCCAAGAAATTAGCGATAATCGGCGACATTGGCGACGCCTATTCCGAGGGGCTGACGGAGTATGTTCAGAAGCGGGCGGACGAGCTGGGGGTAGAAAACAGGTTCTGGGCCTACCGGGGGGGAGACGTCGACTTTCGGGCGCAATTGACCGCGGCGAAGGAGTGGGGCGCAGATGCGGTGGCGCTGACGATGCTCTACAAGGAGATGGCATTGGTCATCAAGCAGGCGGCGGAGCTTGATTGGACGCCTCATTTCATGGGCGGCAACGGCTACAGTCCCAACATGTTCGAGATTGCGGGCAAGGCGATGGAGGGAACTTACTGGGTTTATCCCGTGAGCGCGGACGACCCCATTCTCGATCCCTTCAAGGCCGAGTTCAAGAAGGTCTACGGCAGGGATGCCACGGAGGTCATGAATGCGGTGTTCGGCTACGACATCGTGCTGATGATCGCTCACGCTGTCGCAGCCGCAGGTTTGGCCGAGGGAGAGGCTGTCAAGGACGCGATCGAGAATACTAAGGATCTGCAGGTCACGCATTTCAAGTGGACCGTGGACAAGGAGACGCACAACCCCATGAACAAACCCGCTTCGATCTTCCAGGCCAGGGACGGCAAGCTGGTCTTCTTGGAGAAGTGGGAGCCCATGGCGAACTGA
- the nadD gene encoding nicotinate-nucleotide adenylyltransferase: MSIKTGIMGGTFDPIHYGHLLAAEECRRRLNLDRIVFVPTGSPPHKRDRRITPPEDRYAMTLLATAGVPEFSVSRTEIDRGYPSHTVDTLREFIEKGIPPENLFFITGLDALLAIETWVDYMLLPSLCTLVTVTRPGYSVQGLDSLPREIRSGLELIEIPQFAISSTEIRQRARDGRGIRFLVPHLVETYIESGGLYR; encoded by the coding sequence GTGTCCATCAAGACGGGCATCATGGGAGGTACCTTCGACCCCATCCATTACGGGCATTTGCTTGCGGCCGAGGAATGTCGCCGCCGCTTGAATCTCGATCGGATCGTCTTTGTTCCCACGGGCTCTCCTCCGCACAAGCGGGACCGGCGGATCACTCCGCCGGAGGATCGCTATGCCATGACGCTGTTGGCGACGGCTGGAGTGCCGGAATTTTCTGTCTCCAGGACGGAGATCGACCGGGGGTATCCCTCCCACACCGTGGACACCTTGAGGGAGTTCATCGAGAAGGGGATTCCGCCCGAGAACCTTTTTTTCATCACGGGCCTGGATGCCCTGCTTGCCATAGAGACGTGGGTGGACTATATGCTGTTGCCCTCGCTCTGCACTCTGGTTACGGTCACGCGTCCGGGCTATTCCGTCCAGGGGCTCGATTCCCTGCCCAGGGAAATTCGTAGTGGCCTCGAGCTGATAGAGATCCCTCAGTTCGCCATTTCGAGCACCGAAATTCGCCAGCGTGCCAGGGACGGACGGGGCATACGCTTTTTGGTTCCGCACCTGGTCGAGACGTATATCGAGTCCGGGGGGCTTTACAGATGA
- a CDS encoding L-cysteine desulfidase family protein, whose translation MFTITEFLRQEVRPALGCTEPGAVALAVAKACEQLPGLADTLEVVVSNSIYKNGIAVGIPGTDGLRGNEIAAALAVFCGKSDYGLEVLKDATAQDLEKARKFIEEGKLTLTANGRPGVYVEATASRGAETGTAIIRDSHSNIVEVRKNGQPLARAEEKRSGSRAPSVSEEVARTDFESLVALADTLSPSDVDYIWEGIEMNQRISKHGFAHKVGLGLGRTVREAAGPGYAHDLAAKIKAISAAASDARMAGVSMPVMSSAGSGNHGITAILPVYVVGEHHQKSRDEIARAIAYSHLATSYIKSRMGRLSPVCGCAVAAGAGAAAGIVKLLGGDDHQAQKAMELVMGNIVGMVCDGAKESCALKVGTGATEAFYAAKIALSDGGMEVSQGVVDVSDFAATVVNAARLNSEGMKNVDNTLIDIISSH comes from the coding sequence ATGTTTACGATCACGGAATTTTTGCGGCAGGAGGTCAGGCCCGCACTTGGATGTACCGAGCCCGGAGCCGTGGCGCTTGCCGTCGCCAAGGCCTGCGAGCAGTTGCCGGGCCTGGCCGACACCCTGGAGGTCGTCGTCAGCAACAGCATCTACAAGAACGGCATCGCGGTCGGCATTCCGGGCACCGACGGGTTGAGAGGCAACGAGATCGCCGCCGCTCTGGCAGTTTTTTGCGGCAAGAGCGATTACGGCCTGGAGGTCCTCAAGGACGCAACCGCCCAAGACCTGGAGAAGGCCCGCAAATTCATCGAGGAGGGAAAGCTGACGCTGACGGCCAACGGGCGCCCCGGCGTCTACGTGGAGGCCACGGCCTCACGCGGGGCCGAAACGGGAACGGCGATCATCCGGGATTCCCACTCCAACATCGTGGAGGTCCGCAAAAACGGACAACCCCTTGCCCGAGCCGAGGAGAAACGGTCGGGCTCTCGTGCCCCCTCGGTGAGCGAGGAGGTGGCACGGACCGACTTCGAGTCGCTTGTCGCCCTGGCGGACACGCTCTCCCCCTCCGACGTCGACTATATATGGGAAGGGATCGAGATGAACCAACGGATCTCGAAGCACGGTTTTGCGCACAAAGTCGGGCTGGGCCTGGGTCGCACCGTGCGCGAGGCGGCCGGCCCGGGCTACGCGCACGACCTCGCGGCCAAGATCAAGGCCATATCCGCCGCGGCCTCCGACGCCCGGATGGCGGGGGTCTCCATGCCCGTCATGAGCAGCGCCGGATCCGGCAACCACGGAATCACCGCCATCCTTCCCGTCTACGTCGTCGGAGAACACCATCAAAAAAGCCGGGACGAAATCGCACGCGCCATCGCCTACAGCCACCTGGCCACCAGCTATATCAAGAGCCGGATGGGACGCTTGAGCCCGGTCTGCGGCTGCGCCGTCGCCGCAGGGGCAGGAGCGGCCGCGGGGATCGTAAAACTGCTGGGCGGGGACGACCATCAGGCCCAGAAGGCGATGGAACTGGTCATGGGCAACATCGTGGGCATGGTCTGCGACGGGGCCAAGGAGTCCTGCGCCCTCAAGGTGGGGACCGGTGCCACGGAGGCCTTCTACGCCGCGAAGATCGCGCTCTCCGACGGGGGAATGGAGGTTTCCCAGGGTGTGGTCGACGTCTCGGACTTCGCCGCCACCGTCGTCAACGCCGCGCGGCTCAACAGCGAGGGCATGAAGAACGTCGACAACACCCTGATCGACATCATATCATCGCACTGA
- the gltX gene encoding glutamate--tRNA ligase translates to MIRTRFAPSPTGELHIGGARTALFNFLFARSAGKDGCFVLRIDDTDAERSRRDFEVRLMEDLRWLGLNWDEGPDVSGAVPYRQSERLGLYSEWLLRLRDAGAAYPCFCSDGRLDALRRERLERGEPPRYDGCCRNLSPAEVKRRIASGERPCWRFALRDGDIAFEDAVRGAQFFPAGTIGDFVLERSDGVPTYLFASAVDDHLMGITHVLRGDEHIPNTARQLAILDRLGCPRPVFAHIPMILSMDRQKLSKRTGSTSVREYRERGFLPEGLGAYLATLSWSPSGSVSPFSLEFLAGDFSLGRISRSSPLHDETHLLHWQREAMRRRGGARIRREVVASDPRFGFCGGRLDALLDDLIDAHPFTGELMRAVSFLVEPPENGREPWMSALALVLKTLEPWNGEALDALLRSFMKEHGLKGKEFFHPLRLFLTGLDRGAALPLVLFALGREEAVSRLGG, encoded by the coding sequence ATGATACGGACGCGCTTCGCTCCCTCGCCCACCGGGGAGCTCCACATCGGGGGGGCGCGGACGGCGCTCTTCAATTTCCTGTTCGCCCGCTCGGCGGGGAAGGACGGATGTTTCGTCCTCAGGATCGACGACACGGATGCCGAGCGCTCGCGAAGGGATTTCGAGGTGCGTCTGATGGAGGATCTGCGCTGGCTGGGCCTGAATTGGGACGAGGGACCGGACGTCTCCGGGGCCGTTCCGTATCGGCAGAGCGAGCGCCTCGGCCTCTACTCGGAATGGCTGCTCCGGCTCAGGGATGCGGGGGCGGCCTATCCCTGCTTCTGTTCGGACGGGCGGCTCGATGCCCTGAGGCGGGAGCGGCTGGAGCGGGGGGAGCCGCCGCGCTACGACGGATGCTGCCGGAACCTTTCCCCGGCCGAGGTCAAGCGCCGCATCGCCTCCGGGGAAAGGCCCTGTTGGCGTTTCGCGCTTCGGGACGGGGACATCGCCTTCGAGGATGCGGTTCGTGGGGCGCAGTTCTTCCCGGCCGGCACGATCGGCGACTTCGTCCTGGAGCGGAGCGACGGGGTGCCGACCTACCTTTTTGCGTCCGCCGTGGACGATCATCTGATGGGGATCACCCACGTCCTGCGGGGGGACGAGCACATCCCCAACACGGCGCGCCAGCTGGCGATCCTGGACCGGCTCGGCTGTCCGCGTCCCGTCTTCGCGCACATCCCCATGATCCTCTCGATGGACCGGCAAAAGCTCAGCAAGCGTACCGGCTCGACCTCCGTAAGGGAATATCGGGAACGGGGTTTCCTGCCGGAGGGACTCGGCGCCTATCTGGCGACGCTGAGCTGGTCCCCGAGCGGGTCCGTCTCCCCCTTCTCCCTGGAGTTCCTTGCCGGCGATTTTTCGCTCGGCCGGATATCGCGTTCCTCTCCTCTCCACGACGAGACGCACCTGTTGCACTGGCAGCGGGAGGCGATGCGAAGGCGGGGCGGGGCGCGCATCCGTCGGGAGGTCGTGGCGTCGGACCCTCGTTTCGGTTTCTGCGGGGGCCGGCTCGACGCACTGCTCGACGATCTGATCGATGCGCATCCCTTTACGGGGGAGCTGATGCGGGCCGTATCGTTTTTGGTGGAGCCTCCTGAAAACGGACGAGAGCCGTGGATGTCGGCACTGGCCCTTGTCCTGAAGACTCTGGAGCCCTGGAACGGAGAGGCCCTCGATGCCCTGCTCCGCTCCTTCATGAAGGAGCACGGCTTGAAGGGAAAGGAGTTCTTCCATCCCTTGCGGCTTTTTTTGACGGGCCTGGATCGCGGGGCCGCCCTGCCCCTCGTGCTTTTTGCCCTGGGGAGGGAGGAAGCCGTATCCCGCCTTGGGGGGTAG
- the rplU gene encoding 50S ribosomal protein L21, producing the protein MYAVLETGGKQYRVQVGDRFRVERLEGGVGDEVVLDKVLMVGGDGGTKFGAPYVSGAGVRAEILAQARDKKVLVFKYKSKKNYRRLRGHRQYFTEIVIRGIDG; encoded by the coding sequence GTGTACGCAGTTCTGGAGACGGGTGGCAAGCAGTATCGCGTTCAGGTGGGCGACCGATTCCGTGTCGAGCGCCTGGAGGGAGGAGTCGGCGACGAGGTCGTCCTCGACAAGGTTTTGATGGTGGGGGGCGACGGCGGGACAAAGTTCGGGGCCCCGTACGTCTCGGGCGCCGGCGTAAGGGCGGAGATCCTCGCTCAGGCCCGGGACAAGAAGGTCCTCGTTTTCAAGTATAAGAGCAAGAAGAACTATCGCCGTCTGCGCGGGCATCGCCAGTACTTTACCGAGATCGTCATCCGCGGAATCGACGGGTAG
- the obgE gene encoding GTPase ObgE has product MKFIDLARIMVKAGRGGNGALSFRREKFIPKGGPDGADGGRGGDVILEAVGGLVTLADFEFNKRFQAGHAGHGGGAMQTGANGEHLRIFLPCGTLVRDEATGRIVADLVEPGQTFVAAKGGRGGRGNAHFASSVRRAPRFAEKGDPGEERTLLLELKLIADVGLVGFPNAGKSSILAAISGARPKIAGYPFTTLSPNLGVLAVDDQQIVVADVPGLIEGAHEAKGLGLHFLRHVERTRVLVHVVDLSEPDVLGNWRIVRNEFEAYGADLTGRPCLVVGNKTDLPGVDENVALLEEEMERLGVPCLFVSALTGEGIPALIGAIVDLVRLHPRPEGTVSLAEPLDVQELPRRGGGRLEPVEIRRLNDGGFRVEHQNLERSVRRIDFDQEDAMVKFARLLKRLKVEEALEEAGAREGDKVMIGEVEFDFQPDKIID; this is encoded by the coding sequence GTGAAGTTTATCGATCTGGCCAGAATAATGGTGAAGGCTGGGCGCGGGGGCAACGGGGCCCTCAGCTTTCGCAGAGAGAAGTTCATCCCCAAGGGAGGACCGGACGGAGCCGATGGCGGCCGGGGGGGGGACGTGATCCTCGAGGCGGTGGGCGGCTTGGTCACCCTGGCCGACTTCGAGTTCAACAAACGGTTTCAGGCCGGTCATGCGGGCCACGGAGGGGGGGCGATGCAGACCGGAGCGAATGGGGAGCACCTGCGCATTTTTCTGCCCTGCGGGACTCTGGTTCGGGACGAGGCCACGGGGCGGATTGTCGCCGACCTCGTGGAGCCGGGGCAGACCTTTGTCGCGGCCAAGGGGGGGCGTGGCGGGCGTGGCAACGCCCATTTCGCGAGCTCCGTGCGCCGTGCCCCCCGATTTGCGGAGAAGGGAGACCCTGGAGAGGAACGGACCTTGCTCCTGGAGCTCAAGCTGATTGCCGACGTCGGGTTGGTGGGATTCCCCAATGCGGGGAAGTCGAGCATTCTGGCGGCCATCAGCGGCGCGAGGCCGAAGATCGCGGGGTACCCCTTCACGACCCTCTCCCCCAATTTGGGGGTCCTGGCCGTGGACGACCAGCAGATTGTCGTCGCGGATGTGCCCGGGCTGATCGAGGGGGCCCACGAGGCCAAGGGGCTTGGTCTTCACTTTCTGCGTCATGTGGAGCGAACCCGGGTGTTGGTGCATGTCGTGGACCTCTCCGAGCCCGATGTGCTGGGAAATTGGCGGATCGTCCGGAACGAATTCGAGGCCTACGGGGCGGACCTGACCGGACGGCCCTGTCTGGTGGTGGGGAACAAGACGGATTTGCCCGGGGTGGACGAAAATGTCGCCCTCCTCGAGGAGGAAATGGAGCGGCTGGGGGTGCCCTGTCTTTTTGTCAGCGCGCTGACGGGGGAGGGGATTCCCGCCCTGATCGGAGCGATTGTCGATCTCGTCCGTCTTCATCCCCGCCCAGAGGGTACGGTTTCCCTGGCGGAGCCCCTGGACGTTCAGGAGCTCCCGCGGCGGGGGGGCGGAAGGCTCGAGCCCGTGGAGATCCGTCGCCTCAATGACGGCGGTTTCCGCGTTGAGCACCAGAACCTGGAGCGCTCCGTTCGGCGGATCGACTTCGACCAGGAGGACGCGATGGTGAAGTTCGCCCGCCTTCTGAAGCGGCTCAAGGTCGAAGAGGCGTTGGAGGAGGCGGGCGCCCGGGAGGGCGACAAGGTGATGATCGGCGAGGTGGAATTCGACTTCCAGCCTGATAAAATTATAGACTGA
- a CDS encoding LCP family protein — translation MRFFKILGIVFLILLATSGGVALRLKEVLFPDNPLDLGHALAVGSEDVSQDKKVEGPYIDPVLGTVNVLLVGLDDVDGGSRTDAIALAIFDADNKAVRVASIPRDSRVQIPGRGWDKINHAYVYGGMGLLKDTVVNLTGMAINYFVKVNYRSFPRIIDLLGGVDIYVEKRLKYTDYSGKLFINIPKGQQHMDGKTALEYVRFRHDPLGDIGRVQRQQKFMDIVLAKLKSPAILPRIPALIDEVVSAVDTDLTPLEALKLMQFANALPPDRVRMFMAPGKAGYSGNLSYWILDTVELSLELAAKLPPRSQDSDLSSASGDVLPSAPLTEERLQALREQIGKIGVLNGDGESGLGKKASRLFQRIGIEVPYAGNARHFDYHTTNVVYPAGGTERDKQAALALAELCGITNPGLVREEKRATMVSLIFGHDKEVVFKRLESLNF, via the coding sequence GTGAGATTCTTCAAGATCCTGGGAATCGTCTTTCTGATCCTCCTGGCGACGTCGGGTGGGGTTGCCCTGCGTCTGAAGGAGGTGCTTTTCCCCGACAATCCCCTCGATCTGGGACATGCCCTGGCGGTGGGGAGCGAGGACGTTTCGCAGGACAAAAAAGTCGAGGGCCCCTACATCGACCCCGTCCTGGGAACGGTGAACGTTCTGCTTGTCGGGCTTGACGATGTCGACGGCGGTTCCCGAACCGACGCGATCGCCCTGGCGATTTTCGATGCCGACAACAAGGCGGTACGCGTGGCCTCGATACCAAGGGACTCGCGGGTGCAGATCCCCGGCAGAGGCTGGGACAAGATCAATCATGCCTACGTCTATGGCGGGATGGGCCTCCTGAAGGACACGGTGGTGAACCTGACCGGGATGGCGATCAATTACTTCGTGAAGGTCAACTATCGCAGTTTTCCGCGCATTATCGACCTTTTGGGCGGCGTCGACATCTATGTGGAGAAGCGTTTGAAGTATACCGACTACTCGGGCAAGCTTTTCATCAATATTCCCAAGGGGCAGCAGCACATGGACGGCAAGACCGCTCTCGAGTACGTGCGCTTCCGTCACGATCCTCTGGGGGACATCGGCCGGGTTCAGCGGCAGCAGAAGTTCATGGACATCGTACTGGCCAAACTGAAATCGCCCGCCATTCTGCCCCGAATCCCGGCCCTCATCGACGAGGTCGTATCCGCCGTGGATACCGACCTGACGCCGCTCGAGGCCCTGAAGCTCATGCAGTTTGCCAACGCGCTCCCTCCGGATCGGGTACGGATGTTCATGGCCCCGGGCAAGGCGGGGTACAGCGGCAATCTGAGCTACTGGATTCTCGATACCGTGGAGCTCTCCCTCGAACTGGCGGCAAAGCTTCCTCCCCGCAGTCAGGATTCCGATTTGTCCTCGGCCTCGGGGGATGTGCTTCCGTCCGCCCCCCTCACGGAGGAGCGACTGCAGGCGCTTCGGGAGCAGATCGGCAAGATCGGTGTCCTGAACGGGGACGGCGAGTCCGGTCTGGGCAAAAAGGCCTCCCGGCTCTTTCAGCGGATCGGCATCGAGGTGCCCTATGCCGGGAACGCTCGGCATTTCGACTACCACACGACCAACGTCGTCTATCCCGCCGGCGGGACGGAGAGGGACAAACAGGCAGCCCTGGCCCTGGCGGAGCTTTGCGGAATAACCAATCCCGGTCTGGTCCGGGAGGAGAAGAGGGCCACCATGGTCTCCCTTATCTTTGGGCACGATAAGGAAGTCGTCTTCAAACGGCTGGAATCCTTGAACTTCTGA
- the rpmA gene encoding 50S ribosomal protein L27 — protein sequence MIFRFDIQFFAHKKGQGSSTNGRDSNPKYRGIKVYAGQDVTAGSILVRQCGTRVHPGKHVGLGRDFTLFALLPGKVEYATRGDRKYVSIVPDAAH from the coding sequence ATGATTTTTCGGTTCGACATACAGTTCTTTGCCCATAAAAAGGGTCAGGGCAGTTCCACCAACGGCAGGGACAGCAACCCCAAGTACAGGGGGATCAAGGTCTATGCCGGTCAGGATGTGACGGCGGGTAGTATTCTGGTGCGTCAGTGCGGAACCCGGGTACACCCCGGCAAACACGTGGGGCTCGGCCGCGATTTTACCCTCTTCGCCCTGTTGCCGGGGAAGGTGGAGTACGCCACCCGCGGAGACCGCAAGTACGTCTCCATCGTTCCGGACGCTGCCCATTAA
- the rpsD gene encoding 30S ribosomal protein S4 — protein sequence MATRREPRFKLCRHLGVNVCGHPKAMKRVDTKKPMRGGQKVSEYGLQLLEKQKIKAYYGILERQFARYFEIAKKSSEMTGVALLKNLECRLDNLVYRIGFARSIRQARQIVNHGHILVNGRKVDIPSYGVKVNDVIALKEKSRTNALFQDNFQGLVAFNVPYIEKNTEQFSAKLIREPMREELPIDVNEILAVELYSK from the coding sequence ATGGCAACCCGAAGAGAGCCTCGTTTCAAGCTGTGCCGCCACTTGGGCGTCAATGTCTGCGGTCATCCCAAGGCGATGAAGAGAGTGGATACCAAGAAGCCCATGAGGGGCGGGCAGAAGGTTTCCGAATACGGTTTGCAGCTGCTTGAAAAGCAGAAGATCAAAGCCTACTACGGTATTTTGGAGCGTCAGTTTGCGCGTTATTTCGAGATCGCCAAGAAGAGCTCGGAGATGACCGGCGTGGCCCTGCTGAAAAACCTGGAGTGCCGGCTCGACAACCTCGTGTACCGCATCGGTTTTGCCCGTTCGATCCGGCAGGCCCGTCAGATCGTGAACCACGGTCACATCCTGGTGAACGGCCGCAAAGTGGATATCCCCTCCTACGGCGTGAAGGTCAACGACGTGATCGCCCTCAAGGAGAAGTCCCGGACCAACGCTCTTTTCCAGGATAATTTCCAGGGCCTGGTGGCCTTCAACGTTCCCTATATCGAGAAGAATACCGAGCAGTTCAGCGCCAAGCTGATCCGCGAGCCGATGCGTGAGGAGCTCCCCATCGACGTCAACGAAATTCTGGCGGTCGAGTTGTACTCCAAGTAG
- a CDS encoding ribosomal-processing cysteine protease Prp → MICVTLHWRKETLVGLESRGHSGSAPRGTDVVCAAVSALVHGLLLGLSEVARIQDLRCEVDPKAPLVKVFWPEELAESLDLLTRTVALSLKEIESGYPGHVRVAEVRL, encoded by the coding sequence GTGATCTGCGTCACCCTCCATTGGAGGAAGGAAACGCTTGTCGGGCTCGAGAGCCGGGGACATTCCGGGAGCGCTCCCAGAGGAACGGACGTGGTTTGCGCTGCGGTATCGGCGCTCGTTCATGGGCTTCTTCTCGGCCTTTCCGAGGTGGCCAGGATCCAGGATCTGCGTTGCGAGGTCGACCCCAAGGCCCCTTTAGTCAAGGTCTTCTGGCCCGAGGAGCTTGCGGAATCCCTGGATCTTCTGACGCGGACGGTCGCGTTGTCCTTGAAGGAAATCGAGTCCGGCTATCCCGGACATGTACGTGTTGCGGAGGTGCGATTATGA
- a CDS encoding ABC transporter substrate-binding protein yields MKFPLLLSVFLVLVAAPASLALGDTLTVAAAYDAKALDPAVMIDAPASFVSIHIHENLLRIDENSKLLPQLAESYEQLDPTTYRFVLRKGVKFHNGEELKASDVKFTMERAMSPAGSATRAYSKDLESVEVVDDYTVLLKLKQPSTPFLMLLTLSWGGIVNEKAVRAAGEKYAMEPVGTGPFRFVDWQKGDRITLERFDDYWGKKPHYKTLIFRSVPEPTSRVVELETGAVDLALEIPVNEIDRVTSGQDTKLLRTLSSSYTIMGFNCERAPFDNPEVRKAISLAVNTEGIQKAIRRGEGSVPLGPLPAFMPYFDPNLPKHEYNPEKAKAILEKLGLKNLKMALWTNEKKERVDMATIIQAQLAEIGVTVDIRVMEWGAYFQGLKEKANDAFMMGWMNNVPDPDPLCSGVFFSKVKGQTNWCFFGDDRIDELIALGRQTPDGPERGAIYKELQHRIVTDLVPCLYMDADEIRVGANKKVQGFVLYPRGYQSLAEVYFE; encoded by the coding sequence TTGAAGTTCCCCCTGCTATTGTCCGTATTCCTGGTCCTTGTCGCCGCCCCCGCATCCTTGGCTCTCGGCGATACGCTGACGGTGGCCGCCGCTTACGACGCCAAGGCGCTCGATCCGGCAGTCATGATCGACGCTCCGGCCAGCTTCGTCAGCATTCACATCCATGAAAACCTGCTCCGCATCGACGAGAATTCGAAGCTCCTGCCCCAACTTGCGGAGAGCTACGAACAGCTCGATCCCACAACCTATCGGTTCGTTCTGCGCAAGGGGGTCAAGTTTCACAACGGCGAGGAGCTCAAGGCATCGGACGTCAAGTTCACCATGGAGAGGGCCATGTCTCCCGCAGGCTCGGCCACGCGCGCTTACAGCAAGGATCTGGAGTCCGTGGAGGTCGTCGACGACTACACGGTTCTGCTGAAGCTGAAACAGCCCTCCACCCCCTTTCTGATGCTGCTCACGCTCTCCTGGGGCGGAATCGTCAACGAGAAGGCCGTCAGGGCCGCCGGGGAAAAATATGCCATGGAGCCGGTCGGCACGGGACCATTCCGCTTCGTCGACTGGCAGAAGGGCGATCGGATCACTCTGGAACGTTTCGACGACTACTGGGGCAAGAAGCCGCACTACAAGACCCTGATCTTCCGCAGCGTCCCCGAGCCCACGAGCCGCGTGGTCGAGCTGGAGACCGGCGCGGTCGACCTCGCCCTCGAGATTCCCGTCAACGAGATCGACCGCGTCACGAGCGGACAGGACACCAAGCTGCTGCGCACCCTGTCGAGCTCCTACACCATCATGGGATTCAACTGCGAACGCGCTCCCTTCGACAACCCGGAGGTCCGCAAAGCCATCTCCCTGGCCGTGAACACCGAGGGGATCCAAAAGGCCATCCGGCGCGGAGAGGGCTCCGTCCCCCTTGGGCCGCTCCCCGCCTTCATGCCCTACTTCGACCCCAACCTGCCGAAACACGAATACAACCCGGAGAAGGCCAAGGCCATTCTGGAGAAACTGGGACTCAAGAATCTCAAAATGGCGCTTTGGACCAACGAGAAGAAGGAACGCGTGGATATGGCCACGATCATTCAGGCCCAACTGGCAGAGATCGGCGTAACGGTCGACATTCGCGTGATGGAGTGGGGGGCCTACTTCCAGGGGCTCAAGGAGAAGGCGAACGACGCTTTCATGATGGGATGGATGAACAACGTCCCCGACCCCGATCCCCTTTGTTCGGGCGTTTTTTTCTCCAAGGTCAAGGGACAGACAAACTGGTGCTTCTTCGGGGACGACCGCATCGACGAGTTGATCGCGCTGGGGCGACAGACCCCGGACGGCCCCGAGCGGGGCGCCATTTACAAGGAGCTTCAGCACCGGATCGTGACGGACCTGGTCCCCTGCCTGTATATGGACGCGGACGAAATACGGGTGGGGGCGAACAAAAAGGTCCAGGGCTTCGTACTCTACCCCAGAGGGTACCAATCTTTGGCGGAAGTGTACTTCGAGTAG